Proteins encoded within one genomic window of Prauserella marina:
- a CDS encoding serine/threonine-protein kinase produces the protein MNDTEGALVGERYRLDQPIGRGRAGIVWLAFDTMLHRTVAAKRLLVQAGPGGADQAREATLREGQQAMRVVHANAIAVYDVFHDGGNDDVWLVMEYVPSRNMADFLSEHGQLTPEQAAYLGVQLGSALAAAHEIGVSHRVVEPRNVLLADDGGVKITDIGISDATPDPAFQAPEVAAGEPASPASDAFSLGATLFTAVEGTPPFGSDGTGPPSVPNRSGTLTGAVLKLLRADPELRPTMNDTIIALKAITRGQQAGFVPPTAPAMPTVPVMPRPPRVQPRAAQAPGTASRMARPKTLRWALVVLAALVVVAVGVAVVV, from the coding sequence GTGAACGACACAGAAGGCGCTCTCGTCGGTGAGCGGTACCGGCTGGACCAGCCAATCGGTCGCGGGCGGGCAGGCATCGTCTGGCTCGCCTTCGACACGATGCTGCACAGAACCGTCGCCGCCAAACGACTACTCGTCCAGGCAGGCCCCGGCGGGGCGGATCAAGCGCGCGAGGCAACGCTGCGCGAGGGTCAGCAGGCGATGCGGGTCGTGCACGCCAACGCGATCGCCGTATACGACGTCTTCCACGACGGCGGTAACGACGACGTGTGGCTCGTCATGGAGTACGTGCCTTCGCGCAACATGGCGGACTTCCTCAGCGAGCACGGTCAGCTCACGCCGGAGCAGGCCGCCTATCTGGGCGTCCAGCTCGGTTCGGCGCTCGCGGCCGCGCACGAGATCGGGGTTTCGCACCGGGTTGTCGAGCCACGCAACGTCCTGCTCGCCGACGACGGCGGTGTCAAGATCACCGACATCGGGATATCCGACGCGACACCGGATCCCGCCTTTCAAGCCCCCGAGGTGGCCGCCGGCGAGCCCGCCAGCCCTGCCAGCGACGCGTTCTCGCTTGGCGCCACGCTGTTCACCGCGGTGGAGGGAACACCGCCCTTCGGCAGCGACGGAACAGGCCCTCCCTCGGTGCCCAATCGTTCCGGCACACTGACCGGGGCGGTGCTGAAACTTTTGCGCGCCGATCCCGAACTGCGGCCGACGATGAACGACACGATCATCGCGCTGAAGGCCATCACTCGTGGGCAGCAGGCCGGTTTCGTGCCACCGACGGCCCCCGCGATGCCCACGGTCCCGGTGATGCCTCGACCGCCGAGGGTGCAACCTCGGGCCGCGCAGGCCCCGGGTACCGCGAGCCGGATGGCGCGACCGAAAACCCTGCGGTGGGCGCTGGTCGTGCTGGCCGCCCTCGTGGTGGTCGCCGTCGGCGTCGCCGTTGTCGTCTAG
- a CDS encoding serine/threonine-protein kinase yields MSDEGRLVAGRYRVKRRIGTGAMGAVWEAQDEILHRTVAIKQLLLQPGLEDNEAEDARKRTMREGRIAARLHHPNAITVFDVVTDDNGQPCLIMEYLASTSLAQELQKRKTLPPSEVAKIGAQVAAALKEAHAVGIVHRDIKPGNILLAGSGLVKITDFGISRAKDDVTVTKTGMIAGTPAYLAPEVAIGGDPGPESDVFSLGSTLYAATEGQPPFGLSENTLSLLHAVAAGQINPPRQSGPLTSVLAVMLHPDTRHRPTSEECEELLTAVARGETPLGGSPDSTTQVQPAVGGGTGTAVLGAAAAGAALGAAGAGDDYLPAGHSGTLGDGANGGYYGTSRDDRYEPADGYPDQDYDNYHAAQAGPGATRGFEATRAVPADDGYDNYDGYDDRGGYDNRGGRDAYGAAAYDEPPADEPEAKSNWKIPAIVGSIVVIGMAAFAIWVFGGSGGGDAEQDPQRPAATTQNLPTTTTSSSQVTTEPEPTSEVVESSTYEPPVQPPPVEPSTEAPPPTSDEVPTTEPEPEPTTDDPPQPTTEPSEPPSETSASQ; encoded by the coding sequence GTGAGCGACGAGGGTCGCCTGGTTGCCGGTCGCTACCGCGTCAAGAGGCGGATCGGCACCGGAGCCATGGGGGCCGTGTGGGAAGCGCAGGACGAGATACTGCACCGCACGGTCGCGATCAAGCAGCTCTTGCTGCAACCAGGGCTGGAAGACAACGAGGCTGAGGACGCACGCAAGCGCACGATGCGCGAGGGCCGGATCGCGGCCCGGCTGCACCATCCCAACGCCATCACGGTTTTCGACGTCGTCACCGACGACAACGGCCAGCCGTGCCTGATCATGGAGTACCTGGCGTCGACAAGCCTCGCGCAGGAACTCCAGAAACGGAAGACGCTGCCGCCCTCCGAGGTCGCGAAGATCGGCGCGCAGGTCGCCGCCGCGCTCAAGGAGGCTCATGCGGTGGGCATCGTCCACCGCGACATCAAGCCGGGCAACATCCTGCTGGCGGGCAGTGGCCTCGTGAAGATCACCGACTTCGGCATCTCCCGGGCCAAGGACGACGTCACCGTCACCAAGACCGGCATGATCGCCGGTACCCCCGCCTATCTCGCACCCGAGGTGGCCATCGGTGGCGACCCCGGGCCCGAATCGGACGTCTTCTCGCTCGGTTCGACGCTGTACGCCGCGACGGAGGGCCAGCCACCGTTCGGGCTGAGCGAAAACACGTTGAGCCTGCTCCACGCGGTCGCGGCAGGCCAGATCAATCCTCCGCGGCAGTCGGGGCCGCTGACCAGCGTGCTCGCGGTCATGCTGCACCCCGACACGCGGCACCGGCCGACGTCCGAGGAATGCGAAGAACTGCTGACGGCGGTCGCGAGGGGGGAGACACCGCTCGGCGGCTCCCCCGACAGCACCACTCAGGTGCAGCCCGCCGTCGGCGGCGGCACCGGCACGGCGGTGCTCGGTGCTGCCGCGGCCGGAGCGGCACTCGGCGCGGCGGGCGCCGGTGACGACTACCTGCCCGCAGGCCACTCGGGCACCCTTGGCGACGGCGCGAACGGCGGGTACTACGGCACTTCGCGCGACGACAGGTACGAACCGGCGGACGGCTACCCCGACCAGGACTACGACAACTATCACGCCGCGCAGGCCGGGCCGGGCGCGACGAGGGGGTTCGAAGCCACCCGCGCCGTTCCTGCCGACGACGGTTACGACAACTACGACGGTTACGACGACAGAGGCGGCTACGACAACAGGGGCGGTCGCGACGCGTACGGCGCCGCCGCCTACGACGAGCCGCCTGCCGACGAGCCGGAGGCCAAGAGCAACTGGAAGATCCCGGCCATCGTGGGCAGCATCGTCGTCATCGGCATGGCGGCGTTCGCGATCTGGGTGTTCGGCGGCTCCGGCGGCGGCGACGCCGAGCAGGATCCGCAGCGGCCGGCGGCGACCACACAGAACCTGCCGACGACGACAACCAGCTCGTCGCAGGTGACCACGGAGCCGGAGCCGACGAGCGAGGTGGTCGAATCCTCGACCTACGAGCCGCCGGTCCAGCCCCCGCCCGTCGAGCCATCGACCGAGGCGCCGCCTCCGACGTCGGACGAGGTGCCGACGACCGAACCGGAACCGGAACCGACGACGGACGATCCGCCTCAGCCGACGACCGAGCCGTCGGAGCCACCCAGCGAGACTTCGGCCAGTCAGTAA
- a CDS encoding LysR family transcriptional regulator, translating to MLDVRRMQVLRAVVTSGSISAAARNLGYTPSAISQQLSTLEREAGTVLLERIGRGVRPTAAGALLSEHAEALSDQLAKAESALADLKNGAEGSLAVRYFATAGVSLVPPAVAVLRREFPRLKLDLRLVEPEDPLPEVESGDADVAIVVFPRTSPPAKGIELVHLLDDPYRAVLPKGHALARKRVVDLSDLADEQWIGHDGPQSGPCSEILTRACASAGFSPSFVVHSEDYQTAQGFVAAGLGISLIPELGLGSPHPGVAVRKVRHPAPVRVIHAAVAARARDNPAMRTLLGALKPENG from the coding sequence ATGTTGGACGTGCGACGCATGCAGGTGCTGCGTGCGGTGGTCACCAGCGGCTCCATCAGCGCCGCGGCCAGAAACCTCGGGTACACCCCTTCCGCCATCAGCCAGCAACTATCCACATTGGAACGTGAAGCGGGGACGGTGCTGCTGGAGCGCATCGGCAGGGGAGTGAGGCCGACCGCGGCAGGCGCACTGCTTTCCGAGCACGCCGAGGCGCTCAGTGATCAGCTCGCGAAGGCGGAGTCCGCGCTCGCCGACCTGAAGAACGGGGCTGAGGGCTCGCTCGCGGTCCGCTACTTCGCCACGGCGGGGGTTTCCCTGGTTCCGCCCGCGGTCGCCGTCCTGCGCAGGGAGTTTCCCCGGCTCAAGCTGGATCTGCGGCTCGTGGAACCGGAGGATCCGCTTCCCGAGGTCGAATCGGGTGACGCCGACGTCGCGATCGTGGTCTTTCCCAGGACGAGCCCGCCGGCGAAGGGCATCGAACTGGTGCATTTGCTCGACGACCCCTATCGCGCGGTGCTGCCCAAGGGGCACGCGCTCGCCCGCAAACGCGTTGTCGACCTGAGTGATCTCGCCGACGAGCAGTGGATCGGTCACGACGGGCCGCAGAGCGGTCCCTGTAGTGAGATCTTGACGAGGGCCTGTGCCTCCGCCGGTTTCTCGCCGTCCTTCGTCGTGCACAGCGAGGATTACCAGACAGCGCAGGGTTTTGTCGCCGCGGGCCTCGGCATCTCGCTGATCCCCGAGTTGGGGCTCGGCTCGCCACATCCGGGAGTCGCCGTCCGCAAGGTAAGGCATCCGGCTCCGGTACGCGTCATCCACGCGGCGGTCGCCGCGCGCGCGAGGGACAACCCGGCCATGCGGACCCTGCTCGGCGCGCTCAAACCGGAAAACGGCTAG